The Phocoena phocoena chromosome 21, mPhoPho1.1, whole genome shotgun sequence genome includes a region encoding these proteins:
- the TCIM gene encoding transcriptional and immune response regulator has translation MKAKPSHPARSMSTSLRVSPSIHGYHFDTASRKKAVGNIFENIDQEALQRLFKNSGDKKAEERAKIIFAIDQDLEEKTRALMALKKRTKDKLFQFLKLRKYSIKVH, from the coding sequence ATGAAAGCCAAGCCAAGCCACCCGGCCAGAAGCATGTCCACCTCATTGCGAGTAAGCCCGTCCATCCACGGCTACCACTTCGACACAGCCTCACGTAAGAAAGCCGTGGGCAACATCTTTGAAAACATAGACCAAGAAGCATTACAGAGGCTCTTCAAAAACTCTGGGGACaagaaagcagaggagagagCTAAGATCATTTTTGCCATAGATCAAGATTTGGAGGAGAAAACACGAGCCCTGATGGCTCTGAAGAAGAGGACGAAAGACAAGCTTTTCCAATTTCTGAAACTGCGGAAATATTCCATCAAAGTTCACTGA